ctggcaccaggtgtggccacgtgccaatcagccacagctgaggggacaaagcactcagggagacaatcaggaaataaccaaaataagagtgctgacaggaactaaaaacaggaaaccaagacaaacgcagaggaaaactaaaacttgaccaaactgtcagggacaactctgacaaaggtggtattattaaatagatgtcggtgtctagcagaaccgacaatcagcatttccgttttcttagcgttgagttgcaaaaaattagcggacatccattgtttagtttcattaagacacgcctccagctgactacaatccggcgtgttggtcagctttaggggcatgtagagttaggTGTCATGTAAATACTGCAGAgtacagggccaagaaccgaacccaggggaactccgcacattaccttaacatagtccgaggtcacattgttatgggagacacactgcatcctgtcagtaagataagagttaaaccaagacaaggctaaatcTGACATACCAGCAgttgttttgatacgctctaataaaatattatgatcgacggtatcgaaagcagcgctaagatcgaGAAGCAGCAACATAAATGACgccagaatccatcgttagcaatagatccttagtcatttttgcgagggctgtctccgtagagtgatttgccctgaaaccggattaaaAAGgctcacagagattgttagacactaagtgttcatttagctgctgtgcaacaattttttcgaggattttcgaaataaacggaaggtgggacaccggtcggtagtttaccatgaggtcaggatcgaggttaggtcttttaaacagaggatgaataaccgcttttttgaatgctaggggaacagtgccggaggaaagtgataagtttataatatttagcattgatggacctaataatacaaaaagctccttgataagtttcccaggaagtgggtcaagtaaacatgtttgttttatcccacttacacgccgtaataattcctctaatgttatttcatcaaaaagagagatacTATTTTGGAGgacagtatccgtcgtatatacagtcgaaACTGTGTTAATATAAactagttgtagctgggatgcgttgtctttaatctcctttctaatgagttcaattttcttattaaagaaattcataaagtcatctgccgagtgggtggagctactgggaggagtcccttgttgggttagcgatggttaggatcgtttttgttgaggcggattagatttgagtaatatttagccttagctaaggtaagcatgcgtttataagttattaaactatcactccatgcttgatggaaaacctcaagtttagtcgcgcgccatttgcgttccagctttctacatgatcatttatgagctctagtttcttctgtaaaccatggggtgcgccttttaggggcccttttttgctttagctgtGCTATTgtgacacttacaattagtagtcACAATTGTTTTGTAAAATGAATGTGTAAATAGAGTATCCTAATTTAGTTTGAGGTATTTTCATATCTAAAGTCACAGCTAAAGTGTATGTTTCCAAGCTGAATGCCACAAGACATGTTATTGCGCCACGCCAGCAGAGGGAGCACTCGTATAGGAAAGGAGGAAAATGAGAGGTGCTTGTTAGTGCTTCCGTGTCTCAGTCAGGTCACACCCTGCGATGACAACGCAATCAAGCACTTTGTGTCTTCTTTTTATTCCTATAAAACAGGTCGGTAAAGTGTGATCATAACACATTTGTCTCCAAGCAATTATAAGCGTTTCTGAATATAGAAATATCGAAGTATATTGTTTAAAAGTGTGTATTTCTGATGAAATTTGTAACGTTCAATAAGCGATGTCTCCCTTTGTGTGCGAGCGCGTGGTTGGGCGGAAATGGCGGCGGCAGTAGATTTGTTGAAGTTAAACTGTGATTGTTAAGAAGTTTTTATAGGTATAGTCAGGTAACAATGTGTGTAATTGTAAATGATTTATAATGACAGTGACAATATAGAAAAAAGAGTTCAAGAAAGCAGCAATATTAAAAAAGAAGCAATGTCAGGATACAGTACAAACATGTAAGATGAAGAGGTTTATTAAAGCAACAGTACCGTTACGTGATGCTTATACACAGGAAATATAGTGTTTGGGTATGTAACGatcaatcctccatgtttttgtggatttgttttgtcatttcaaaagtaaagatGTAATTGTTTAACGATGTGAATGAACAGAtgtagaactgaaattacatgatTGAAACTATTTGGATGTGATTAAAAGCACAATAGAAATGCAAATGAGAGTAAAGAAAtcaagaaatgtttaataaaagaGTCAGGTCACACCCTGCGATGACAACGCAATCAAGCACTTTGTGTCTTCTTTTTATTCCTATAAAACAGGACACACCACATCGAACACTGGGACCAGGCTACTCAGTGCGAGGCCTGTAACAGAATTCTGGAGGCACCGCTGGGATCGGCATCCGACAAAAGAAGATGCTGATCTCCTAATCTACGAATCCAAGGCAGACGTGACGGCAGAAGCAAGTTGAAGCAGCGTGGCGACTGAGGCAGCAACAGGACCAACGCGTGTGAGAGGGACCTTCGCTGGAGGAGTGCAGCACCGCTTGCCCGAGACAACAAAGCTACAGTCTGTCGTTGAGTAACACAATCAACATGGGAGAACGTGTACGTAAAGAGCTGACGTGGGAGGTAAAGAAAATACTCCACGAGTTGACAGCACAAGAACTTTTTGAAATTATTGAGGACATCACACCGGTATCAGATGTTGATTCTTCTGGGGTAATTAAGGGTGATGAAGAGAGTTGTTTTGACTATAAATGTACTTACTTAAATTGTAGGACACTACTAGAGTCAGAAGATGAAGGTATTGCATGCTTACTATCTCTAAGAGATACGATTAATGACATCAGAGCCAGTCGTTTCGCCGAAGTCCGTCACGCTAAGCAAACATAGTGTGTTGTCATTAACCCACCACCCTTACAATTGACAACTATACAACAGGGACAGAGGGATAACAGTGATGACACATTGCCACATTTTTCCGCTGATCCACAAGCACTCGAGTACCAAATATTAATGGCCAATTATGAGTCGTTGGGGAGAAAGATATCTGAATATGAAACACAGAAGACACGCACGTATAACGCAACACATACGTACGACTCCACAAACATGCCTACTTTGACTGATACACGGCAAGCCCATACCGCCATGCACACACCCACCTCACCTGGTACCCAAACACTACATCAAGCCGCTTCTCAAGCTCGCCCTATTAGTATGGTTCCTTTACGAGATATACCCTTACTTCAGCGTAGAGAATTTAAAGTTCACGGGAGTCAGGTGGGGGACAGTGTGTCAGATATTAGCTACCATGGACTTTGTAAACAGATAGATGAGGGGCTCAAAGCAAGTCACTCTGAAGGTGAAATCATCCAGGGCATCCTCCGTATTGTCAGACCTGGACAGTTTAAAGATATGCTAGTCAACAAGGATGATTTAACACTCTGTGAACTCAGAAGCTTTTTGCGCTCCCACTTAAGTGGAAAAAGTGGAAGTGAGTTGTTCCAGGAGTTAATGAGCACCCGGCAGCTTGAGAGTGAAAGTCCCCAACAGTTCCTGTACAGGATGATTGGACTAAAACAGAAAGTGCTGTTTGCATCTAGACAAGGTAATATGGACATTGAGTATGAACCTCGTACAGTGCAGAATGTGTTTTTGCACACTATTCTCCAGGGCCTCCTACCCAAATTTAGTGACATTCGCACCGAACTTAAACCACTGTTGTCCAACTATGCTGTGTCAGATGAAGCACTAATTCGGCATGTGAGCCAGGTGTGCGGTGAAGAGAGTGAGAGGCAGCGAAGACTTGCTCATGGATCTCGTCATAAGGTAACACACGCTCACAGTGCCCAACTTGAGACTGATAAGGACATAGAAAAAACATTACAGCATAAGACAAAGAATAAAAGCAATGTGATAGAGGAACTTAATGCCAAAGTTGATGCCCTGACAAAACTGGTTGAGTCTCTCACAGCTAAACAAATGTTAGAACAACCCTGTAGATGCACAAATGCCAGACCAAGGCCCAGGCAAACAGCAAAACAATATAGCTGCCCCAAGTGTGCTGAAGAAGGCACAAGCCCATGTCACCATTGTTTTCTATGTGGGGAGGTCGGGCACAGAGCTGTTGGCTGTCTCAAGAGGCCTCGTGTCCAGAGTACTAACCAACCCCCTGCTGATGTCCACACCATAATGAACAACAGCCCCTGGAGCCCTACAGAGCTGAAGCCACCAGGGGAGAGACCAGCACatgtaagattaaagattaaagtaccaatgattgtcacacacacactagatgtggtgaaatttgtcctctgcatttgtcccatccccttggggagcagtgggcagcagtggtgccgcgcccgggaatcattttggtgatttaacccccaactccaacc
The Entelurus aequoreus isolate RoL-2023_Sb unplaced genomic scaffold, RoL_Eaeq_v1.1 HiC_scaffold_36, whole genome shotgun sequence DNA segment above includes these coding regions:
- the LOC133645306 gene encoding uncharacterized protein LOC133645306 — translated: MANYESLGRKISEYETQKTRTYNATHTYDSTNMPTLTDTRQAHTAMHTPTSPGTQTLHQAASQARPISMVPLRDIPLLQRREFKVHGSQVGDSVSDISYHGLCKQIDEGLKASHSEGEIIQGILRIVRPGQFKDMLVNKDDLTLCELRSFLRSHLSGKSGSELFQELMSTRQLESESPQQFLYRMIGLKQKVLFASRQGNMDIEYEPRTVQNVFLHTILQGLLPKFSDIRTELKPLLSNYAVSDEALIRHVSQVCGEESERQRRLAHGSRHKVTHAHSAQLETDKDIEKTLQHKTKNKSNVIEELNAKVDALTKLVESLTAKQMLEQPCRCTNARPRPRQTAKQYSCPKCAEEGTSPCHHCFLCGEVGHRAVGCLKRPRVQSTNQPPADVHTIMNNSPWSPTELKPPGERPAHWAAVVPRPGIILVI